From the genome of Fibrobacter sp., one region includes:
- the argF gene encoding ornithine carbamoyltransferase encodes MVPPKKDMLSLLEFSPEEIAEILSSASDLKRDRLKTDPKAFKDRTGVMIFEKPSLRTRITFETAINELGGHPINLSGETVGMGKRESVEDVARNLERWVHLIIARTFSHHTVVQLAESSKIPVINALTDKYHPCQALAFALTLKEKIDDLRNVKVVFIGDSNNVCNSLMVLSAKMGYNFTVVCPRDYAPKKDVLEKSLEAAKKSGSRMEVTHDIYGAVKDATALYTDVWTSMGQESESEKRKHDFAAYQINSEVISRAPSGVLVSHCLPARRGEEITSGILDSEHSIAFDEAENRLHVQKAVILHLFS; translated from the coding sequence ATGGTTCCTCCGAAAAAAGACATGCTCTCCTTACTGGAGTTTTCTCCCGAAGAGATTGCGGAAATACTGAGCAGTGCCTCCGACCTCAAGAGAGATCGTTTGAAGACCGATCCCAAGGCATTCAAGGATCGCACGGGAGTAATGATTTTTGAGAAGCCCTCATTGAGGACCCGTATCACTTTTGAAACGGCAATAAACGAGCTTGGGGGTCATCCTATAAACCTGTCAGGCGAGACAGTGGGTATGGGGAAGCGGGAGAGTGTTGAAGATGTGGCAAGAAATCTGGAGCGATGGGTACATCTGATAATCGCTCGCACTTTCAGCCATCACACTGTCGTACAGCTTGCAGAATCAAGCAAAATTCCTGTTATAAATGCATTGACTGACAAGTATCACCCTTGTCAGGCTCTGGCCTTTGCTTTAACACTGAAGGAAAAAATCGATGATCTCCGAAACGTAAAAGTAGTGTTTATCGGAGACAGCAACAATGTCTGCAATTCTTTAATGGTTCTCAGCGCCAAAATGGGGTATAATTTTACGGTTGTATGTCCCCGGGATTATGCACCTAAGAAGGATGTGCTGGAAAAGAGCCTGGAGGCAGCAAAGAAGAGCGGCTCGCGTATGGAAGTGACACATGATATTTATGGTGCAGTAAAGGATGCAACAGCGCTTTATACGGATGTGTGGACCAGCATGGGCCAGGAAAGCGAGTCTGAGAAGCGCAAGCATGATTTTGCCGCTTACCAGATAAACAGTGAGGTCATCTCCCGGGCACCATCCGGTGTTTTAGTTTCGCACTGCCTGCCGGCTCGCCGCGGAGAGGAAATCACAAGTGGTATTCTTGATTCAGA
- the spoVG gene encoding septation regulator SpoVG: MNITEVKVTIIENEMRLKASANIVFDDCFLIKGLKIISGSQGLFVAMPSRKLKNGRFQDIVHPLNVETRSMIEEKVIGAYEEKLKDMVPSSEQQ; the protein is encoded by the coding sequence GTGAATATCACAGAAGTAAAGGTAACGATCATTGAAAATGAAATGCGTTTGAAAGCCTCCGCCAACATCGTTTTTGATGATTGCTTTCTGATCAAAGGTTTGAAGATCATTTCAGGTTCCCAGGGCCTTTTTGTAGCAATGCCCAGCCGCAAGTTGAAAAACGGAAGATTCCAGGATATAGTTCATCCCCTCAATGTAGAAACACGCTCAATGATCGAGGAAAAAGTGATCGGTGCCTACGAGGAAAAACTCAAAGATATGGTCCCCTCTTCAGAGCAACAGTGA
- a CDS encoding 50S ribosomal protein L25, whose product MDIIKLKTRPRSGSGKSYTRKARMQGWVPAIYYGRNHEPVNIEVDGKEFATIVRTKKLTHLIDLGIGSNGDDSIAVIREVQRHVLKDNIFFHIDFQKVAMNEKVTIEVPVVTVGISVGVKENNGVLGVPVKKVTIECMPSDIPENITIDVSALDIGDSIHVRDVVVPNITIKEAPEEVLAVVTHATREEDAAKSEEAAEAGAAAPAAASSASEAEKK is encoded by the coding sequence TTGGACATCATTAAACTGAAAACGCGGCCGCGCAGCGGATCGGGAAAATCCTACACCCGCAAAGCACGCATGCAGGGATGGGTACCGGCGATCTATTATGGCCGTAACCATGAACCGGTCAATATTGAAGTCGATGGAAAAGAGTTTGCCACAATTGTACGCACAAAAAAACTGACCCATCTGATCGATCTTGGAATTGGAAGTAATGGGGATGATTCAATTGCGGTTATCCGTGAAGTACAGCGACATGTTCTGAAAGATAATATATTCTTCCATATTGACTTTCAGAAAGTAGCCATGAATGAAAAGGTTACAATCGAGGTCCCAGTGGTGACTGTAGGTATTTCGGTCGGTGTGAAGGAAAACAACGGAGTTCTTGGCGTCCCGGTAAAGAAGGTTACAATCGAGTGTATGCCTTCAGATATCCCGGAAAATATCACTATCGATGTATCAGCGCTGGATATTGGAGATTCGATTCATGTCAGGGATGTAGTTGTTCCCAATATAACAATAAAAGAAGCGCCTGAAGAAGTTCTGGCTGTGGTTACTCATGCTACTCGTGAGGAAGATGCAGCCAAATCTGAAGAAGCTGCTGAAGCAGGAGCTGCTGCACCTGCCGCTGCATCTTCTGCATCCGAGGCGGAAAAGAAATAG
- a CDS encoding aminoacyl-tRNA hydrolase — protein sequence MGLFSFLRKLFHRSVLPESIDAVYIGLGNPGEYAKTRHNIGFRVADALSQNLKSSIPGFIADSEIVSGVMDSGKRVLVVKPQTFMNRSGVAVEAILRKTKVPFDAVMVIVDDINLPLGAMRARRGGSHGGHNGLKSIIEYIGPDFPRLRIGIGPPPKDRDLKEFVLGEFSAQEEKVLKDVISKAVAASICFLTEGVDVVMNKYNK from the coding sequence ATGGGATTGTTTTCTTTTTTAAGAAAACTCTTTCACAGATCCGTTCTGCCCGAATCAATTGATGCTGTTTATATCGGGTTGGGCAATCCTGGGGAGTATGCGAAAACGCGACACAACATTGGCTTCAGGGTTGCCGATGCTCTTTCTCAGAATCTCAAGTCTTCCATCCCCGGTTTTATTGCCGATTCTGAAATCGTTTCCGGAGTCATGGATTCCGGTAAAAGGGTTTTAGTTGTCAAGCCTCAGACTTTCATGAACCGATCCGGGGTGGCTGTTGAGGCCATCCTGAGAAAAACGAAAGTACCGTTTGATGCTGTGATGGTGATAGTCGATGATATAAATCTTCCGCTGGGGGCAATGAGGGCTCGAAGAGGGGGATCTCATGGCGGCCACAATGGACTCAAATCTATTATTGAATACATTGGTCCGGATTTCCCGAGGCTGCGCATAGGGATAGGCCCTCCGCCCAAAGATCGGGATCTGAAGGAATTTGTCCTGGGGGAATTTTCTGCTCAGGAAGAAAAAGTTTTAAAAGACGTGATTTCCAAAGCTGTCGCTGCATCGATCTGTTTTCTTACAGAGGGGGTCGATGTGGTGATGAATAAATACAACAAATAA
- the rpsF gene encoding 30S ribosomal protein S6, whose product MKRPYETMIVFDGTLPDDVLQKEQQQVEDLIKQTANFEKADVWGKRQLAYTIKKKKTGYYCLFLYEGEGDTVTALDKYIKLNERILRHLTVQRNLKNEAARAAAAARREKTPENEQPIQTDDEIE is encoded by the coding sequence TTGAAGCGGCCCTATGAAACAATGATAGTTTTTGATGGGACTCTTCCTGATGATGTGCTTCAGAAAGAGCAACAGCAGGTTGAAGATCTCATCAAGCAGACAGCAAACTTTGAAAAAGCCGATGTATGGGGAAAGCGTCAGCTTGCTTATACCATCAAAAAGAAAAAGACAGGATATTATTGTCTTTTCCTGTATGAAGGGGAAGGGGATACTGTCACTGCCCTCGACAAGTATATTAAACTTAATGAGCGTATCCTTCGCCACCTGACTGTTCAGCGCAATCTCAAGAACGAGGCGGCGAGGGCGGCAGCAGCAGCACGTAGGGAAAAAACTCCCGAAAATGAACAGCCAATTCAAACTGATGATGAAATTGAATGA
- a CDS encoding 30S ribosomal protein S18: MLQRKSDRERYDYSQGPRRRAKKVCWFEQNKVEPDYKDIRIIYRYITERGKIVPRRLSGVSSKNQRKLAIAIKRARHLALLPFVAENIK; this comes from the coding sequence ATGCTTCAGAGAAAAAGTGACAGAGAACGGTATGATTATAGTCAGGGTCCAAGAAGAAGGGCTAAAAAGGTCTGCTGGTTTGAGCAGAATAAGGTTGAGCCTGACTACAAGGACATCCGCATCATTTACAGGTATATTACAGAACGTGGTAAAATTGTTCCGCGCCGCCTCTCAGGTGTAAGTTCAAAGAACCAGAGAAAGCTGGCAATCGCTATCAAGCGCGCCCGCCACCTGGCTCTTCTGCCCTTTGTAGCGGAAAATATTAAATAA
- a CDS encoding 50S ribosomal protein L9 produces the protein MEVVLKKDYDGLGKAMDVIPVKDGYARNFLIPQGIAVPATEGNKKKVAEAKKAAERKEEKKIAEARELSKKIEQIPCTIPVKVGEEEKIFGSVSAQEIADFLKKEGFNIEKRDVDLEEPIKQLGVYNIKINLYRDVSAKLKVWVVKEEK, from the coding sequence ATGGAAGTAGTTCTGAAAAAAGACTATGACGGGCTGGGAAAGGCCATGGATGTGATTCCGGTCAAAGACGGTTATGCTCGGAATTTTCTCATTCCTCAGGGAATAGCGGTTCCTGCTACTGAGGGAAATAAAAAGAAAGTCGCTGAGGCAAAAAAGGCGGCTGAGCGTAAAGAAGAGAAGAAAATCGCCGAAGCACGTGAACTGTCAAAGAAAATTGAACAGATCCCTTGCACTATTCCGGTGAAAGTCGGAGAGGAAGAGAAGATCTTTGGTTCGGTTTCCGCTCAGGAAATCGCCGATTTCCTTAAAAAGGAAGGTTTTAATATTGAAAAACGGGATGTGGACCTGGAAGAGCCGATCAAGCAACTTGGGGTCTACAATATTAAAATCAACCTTTACCGGGATGTATCTGCAAAACTCAAGGTATGGGTTGTTAAGGAAGAGAAATAA
- a CDS encoding 4-hydroxy-tetrahydrodipicolinate synthase produces MHFKGCYVAIVTPFSDDGSINEKALRDNIEFLISKGVSGVVPCGTTGESATLSWEEHNRVVDITIDQAAGRVQIIAGAGSNNTRESISAAKHAQDKGADALLCITPYYNKPTQEGLFQHYKSIASSVDIPIVVYNVPGRTGINLLPETLQRLCAFQNIACVKEASGNVTQISEIHRRCGDRLTILSGDDALTLPILAVGGKGVISVVANIVPERMCAMLDEFFKGNIESALKVHEELLPLNQAMFIETNPAPVKAAMNLIGMNAGSLRLPLVAISERNKQELISVLRKYNFSIKE; encoded by the coding sequence ATGCATTTCAAAGGATGCTATGTAGCGATTGTCACTCCTTTCAGTGATGATGGCTCGATAAACGAGAAAGCTTTACGTGATAATATCGAATTTCTTATCAGTAAAGGAGTCTCAGGTGTTGTCCCCTGCGGAACAACAGGAGAGTCAGCTACTCTTTCCTGGGAGGAGCACAACAGAGTGGTGGATATTACCATCGATCAGGCTGCGGGAAGAGTGCAGATTATAGCCGGCGCCGGTTCAAATAATACCCGGGAATCAATTTCCGCCGCCAAACACGCCCAGGATAAAGGTGCTGATGCGCTCCTGTGCATTACTCCCTATTACAACAAACCCACTCAGGAAGGTTTGTTTCAACACTACAAGTCTATAGCTTCCAGTGTTGATATCCCCATAGTGGTTTACAACGTTCCGGGGAGGACTGGAATTAATCTGTTGCCTGAGACACTGCAGAGGCTCTGTGCTTTCCAGAATATCGCCTGTGTAAAGGAAGCGAGTGGTAATGTTACTCAGATCTCCGAAATTCATCGTCGCTGTGGCGATCGGCTGACTATCCTTTCGGGTGATGATGCACTGACTCTGCCCATTCTTGCTGTAGGGGGTAAAGGAGTTATCTCTGTTGTGGCTAATATAGTCCCGGAGAGGATGTGTGCCATGTTAGATGAGTTTTTCAAAGGAAATATAGAGTCAGCACTGAAGGTTCATGAGGAACTGCTGCCACTTAATCAGGCTATGTTTATTGAAACTAACCCTGCTCCGGTAAAAGCAGCGATGAATCTTATAGGAATGAATGCTGGATCTTTGCGTCTGCCGCTTGTCGCTATCAGTGAACGCAATAAACAGGAACTTATCTCCGTACTTCGTAAGTACAACTTCAGTATCAAGGAGTAA
- a CDS encoding 4-hydroxy-tetrahydrodipicolinate reductase: MALDIIINGAMGRMGAEIANIVLSDNALKLKACIEYAGHPQAGQDYGTLIGKGPIGVLLTDSLSCQDLSGAVIIDFSTIESTRSLLSKASEIKAGLVIGTTGLDEEVKALGNEASGSVPVLISPNMSVGVNLLFSLTQMVSSRLKDLFDIEIIEAHHRFKKDSPSGTAKRLGEIIAESLEVSYDEAVKNGRSGISQSVRSPREIGMHAVRGGDIVGDHTVLFAGPGERIELRHMAHSRTIFARGAVVAAKWLANQKPGNYSMKDVLGL; the protein is encoded by the coding sequence GTGGCTCTTGACATTATCATTAATGGTGCAATGGGCAGAATGGGAGCCGAAATAGCAAACATTGTGCTTTCAGATAATGCGCTTAAACTGAAAGCATGCATCGAATACGCAGGCCATCCCCAGGCGGGGCAGGATTATGGAACACTGATAGGCAAGGGCCCCATAGGAGTTTTGCTTACAGATTCTCTCAGTTGCCAGGATCTGTCAGGAGCCGTAATCATAGATTTTTCCACCATTGAGTCTACCCGCTCATTGTTAAGCAAAGCTTCTGAAATAAAGGCTGGGCTGGTGATTGGAACAACCGGTCTGGATGAGGAGGTTAAGGCCCTCGGAAATGAAGCCTCCGGGAGTGTACCTGTGCTGATATCTCCAAACATGAGCGTGGGAGTAAATTTGCTTTTCTCCCTTACCCAAATGGTATCTTCACGATTAAAGGACCTTTTTGATATCGAGATCATCGAGGCTCATCACAGATTCAAAAAAGATTCTCCAAGTGGAACCGCTAAGCGCCTTGGAGAAATAATCGCGGAATCTCTGGAAGTGTCCTACGATGAGGCTGTAAAAAATGGAAGGTCCGGAATTTCTCAGTCTGTTCGTTCTCCCCGGGAAATCGGAATGCATGCAGTGCGTGGCGGTGATATAGTGGGTGATCATACAGTATTGTTTGCAGGACCAGGTGAACGGATTGAACTGAGACACATGGCTCACAGCCGTACTATTTTTGCCAGAGGGGCAGTGGTTGCAGCCAAATGGCTTGCAAACCAGAAACCCGGAAACTATTCAATGAAAGATGTATTAGGATTGTAA